In Pseudomonadales bacterium, the sequence GAGTAGCGGCCACCGACCCAGTCCCACAGCGGAAAGACCTGCCGTTCGTCGATGCCGAAGGCGACTGCCTTGGCGACATTGGCCGACACCGCCACGAAGTGACGCGCCACGGCGGCGGGATCACCCGAATCGGCCAGCACCCAGGCGCGTGCTGCCTCGGCATTCTTGCGGGTTTCGAGTGTGCCGAACGACTTGGAGGCGACGATGAACAGCGTGGTGGCGGGGTCGAGCCCGTGCAGGGTGCGCTCGAAGTCGGCACCATCGATGTTGGCCAGAAAGTGGCTGCGAAAGCGGCCGGTGTGGTAGGGGCGCAGCGCCTCGGTGGCCATCACCGGACCGAGGTCCGAACCGCCGATGCCGATGTTGACGATGTCGGTGATCGGTCGGTCGCTGAAGCCGCGCCAATCGCGGTTCGCCACCGAGGTGACCAGCGCCTCCAGCCGGGCCAAGGTGCTGTCGACCTCGGCATTGACGGCCAGATCGGCTTGGTCGGTGAAGCTGCCACGCAGGGCGATGTGCAGGGCAGGACGCGCTTCGGTCGGATTGATCGGTTCACCCCGGAACATGGCGGCGATCCCGTCGCTGACGCCGGCGGCTTTGGCCAGCGTCAGCAGTGCGGCAAGCGCTGGGTCATCGAGCCGGTTCTTGGCGTAGTCGAGTTGCAGTCCGGCGGCGCTCACGCTGTAGCGTTCGGCACGCCGGGGATCGGCACTGAACAGTGCAGAAAGCCTCTGCCCGGCCAGCCGCTGCTGATGGGGAATCAACGCCTGCCAGGCCTGGCTCCAGGGAGTGCCGTCCAGCGGCGGTACCGAAGCGGATGCGGCGTGGGGAAATTCTGACATGGTGGTTCTCGTCTTGCGACCGTGAATGGGTTTTTGAAGCCAGGATCGGGCCAATTCTTGCTACCATGGTCCATCTGGCGCGTGCGGTGTGCACGCTTTCAACTGAATCGCTGGAGGTGAATGATGGAGCCCGCAACGACCATTGAACTGCAAGCCGCGGCTTTTCGCCATCTGCTCGAGCATCTGCGGGCACGGCCGCAACTGCAGAACATTGAGTTGATGAACCTGGCTGATTTCTGCCGCAACTGCCTGGC encodes:
- the pgi gene encoding glucose-6-phosphate isomerase; this encodes MSEFPHAASASVPPLDGTPWSQAWQALIPHQQRLAGQRLSALFSADPRRAERYSVSAAGLQLDYAKNRLDDPALAALLTLAKAAGVSDGIAAMFRGEPINPTEARPALHIALRGSFTDQADLAVNAEVDSTLARLEALVTSVANRDWRGFSDRPITDIVNIGIGGSDLGPVMATEALRPYHTGRFRSHFLANIDGADFERTLHGLDPATTLFIVASKSFGTLETRKNAEAARAWVLADSGDPAAVARHFVAVSANVAKAVAFGIDERQVFPLWDWVGGRYSLWSAIGLPIMFAIGVNGFRALQQGAQAMDSHFAQAELAHNMPVLLALLGIWYQNLWGARSQAILPYLHDLRRFPDFLQQLEMESNGKSCNLAGEPLAYHSAAVVWGTPGTLGQHSFHQLLHQGTQFIPVDFITALRAHHRVADHHHHLFANCVAQSQALLEGKSLEAATAELLQAGLDREQARQLAPHKVIAGNRPSNMLLMEQLTPQTLGALIALYEHKVYVQSLIWRINAFDQWGVELGKQLSERISPLLIDGTLPLPDQFDGSTAALIRRYRSGLL